From the genome of Mycteria americana isolate JAX WOST 10 ecotype Jacksonville Zoo and Gardens chromosome 12, USCA_MyAme_1.0, whole genome shotgun sequence, one region includes:
- the TELO2 gene encoding telomere length regulation protein TEL2 homolog isoform X1, protein MAAAAALERTLREAVAALGRDGAGAAAALGAVPAALAAAGGPAALGEQERALFGAFLRSLARAPRAARPEGVWQSCFLEGPPGLALCVLLEALASPGPSFHLREVVEVLEQFLQEGRISALMWEVCQQQAQAGSPQLQEALLNKIVCLPDHVSNKLQGKNPPVFFPQNYFPLLGGAIIQVLQKISDSLRGGLDCSISFVSHVLGKVCVHGRQKEILSVLVPRLTDLTKSDCIWQRICWRLIECVPDRWMEGVVLGFVQRAPGADILSRLLGNLVVKNKKAQFVVTQKVLLLQYCHPTAVLQNLLGYLSLDSLRRALLIKVLQELLETWGSSSAVKHSPPEQQQYISKAILICLSHLKEPEIKSCRQEILTSMMEGVKCHLDSNLPQIRRLGMIVAESISSKINTDGPVLKFQYEEDDEARELKSLLVQTPPFCVVPSLPDDDRNEKGDAALPLLLESTKKSHTAAPAMPDEELDAELDSDDDLIPYNMSEDKELKTKAPVYIRDCIEVLTGSEDVDKWEATVKALESLVRKNPAATREVSVELAKILLHLEEKTCIEGFAELRQRTQVAVLTTDPIPVAKYLTSQFYSLNYSLRQRMDILDVLVLAAQELSYPKSHGKTKHSGAQKPCIQLLPGSDSSKDWRRIVDERIKSKTRRFAMGQSQVELASGPNEFNSVAGHFFFPLIQHFDRPLTTFDLLGEDHFVLGRLVHTLAILMYLAVNTVAVTAMGKALLEFVWALRFHTDSYVRQGLLSCISSMLLSVPTEHLLEDMTEELLETQSWLGDVVEKDPDGDCRRLALQNLLLMENLKKKLQTVPS, encoded by the exons atggcggcggcggcggcgctggagCGAACCCTGCGGGAGGCAGTGGCGGCGctggggcgggacggggcgggagccgccgcggcgCTGGGCGCGGTGCCGGCGGctctggcggcggcggggggcccggccgccctcGGGGAGCAGGAGCGGGCTCTCTTCGGCGCCTTCCTGCGGAGCCTGGCCCGGGCGccccgcgcggcgcggcccgaGGGCGTGTGGCAGAGCTGCTTCCTGGAGGGCCCGCCCGGGCTCGCCCTCTGCGTCCTGCTGGAAGCCCTCGCCTCCCCGGG TCCTAGCTTTCATCTGAGGGAGGTCGTTGAGGTACTGGAACAGTTCCTGCAGGAGGGACGGATTTCGGCTCTGATGTGGGAGGTCTGTCAGCAGCAAGCGCAGGCTGGCTCACCTCAGCTGCAAGAGGCCCTGCTCAACAAGATTGTATGTTTGCCTGATCATGTCAGCAACAAACTCCAGGGGAAAAACCCACCAGTATTCTTCCCACAGAACTACTTTCCTCTCTTGGGTGGTGCAATTATCCAGGTGCTGCAGAAGATCTCAGATTCTCTAAGAG GTGGTTTGGATTGCTCAATCTCTTTTGTTTCTCATGTCCTGGGGAAGGTATGCGTTCATGGGAGACAAA AGGAAATTCTGAGCGTTTTGGTACCTCGCCTAACGGATCTCACCAAGTCAGACTGCATCTGGCAAAGAATATGCTGGCGATTGATTGAATGTGTGCCAGACCGCTGGATGGAAGGAGTGGTCCTTGGTTTTGTGCAGAGAGCACCTGG GGCAGATATCTTGTCTAGGTTGCTGGGGAACCTGGTTGTGAAAAACAAGAAAGCTCAGTTTGTGGTGACACAGAAGGTGCTGCTCTTGCAGTATTGCCACCCG ACTGCAGTGCTGCAGAACCTCCTTGGCTACCTGTCCCTGGATAGCCTTCGGCGTGCCTTATTGATCAAA GTGCTGCAAGAACTCTTGGAGacctggggcagcagcagtgctgtgaaacACTCTccacctgagcagcagcagtaTATTAGCAAGGCCATCCTTATCTGCCTGTCCCACCTGAAGGAGCCTGAAATCAAGAGCTGCAGACAAG AGATTCTCACAAGCATGATGGAGGGCGTGAAATGCCACTTGGACAGCAATCTGCCACAAATACGGCGTCTGGGAATGATTGTGGCAGAGAGCATTAGttcaaaaataaacactgatgGGCCTGTCCTGAAGTTTCAG TACGAAGAAGATGATGAAGCAAGAGAATTGAAGTCCCTTCTGGTGCAGACTCCACCATTCTGTGTTGTCCCCAGCCTTCCAGATGATGA CAGGAATGAGAAAGGAGATGCTGCACTGCCATTGCTATTGGAAAGTACCAAGAAATCACATACAGCAGCCCCTGCGATGCCAGATGAGGAGTTGGATGCTGAGCTTGACAG TGATGATGACCTCATCCCTTACAACATGTCAGAGGATAAAGAACTAAAGACTAAGGCTCCTGTGTATATCCGAGACTGTATTGAAG TCCTGACAGGATCTGAAGATGTGGACAAATGGGAAGCTACAGTCAAGGCTCTTGAGAGCTTGGTTCGAAAGAATCCAGCAGCAACAAGAGAG GTTAGCGTGGAACTGGCAAAAATATTATTGCATCTGGAGGAGAAGACCTGTATCGAAGGCTTTGCGGAGCTCCGTCAGAGAACTCAAGTAGCTGTTTTAACCACAGATCCAATACCT GTAGCAAAGTACTTGACCTCCCAGTTCTACTCTCTGAACTACAGTCTTCGTCAGCGCATGGACATTCTCGAT GTATTGGTTTTGGCAGCTCAGGAACTGTCCTATCCCAAATCCCATGGCAAGACCAAGCATTCTGGTGCCCAAAAACCTTGTATCCAGCTCCTTCCTGGAAGTGACAGCTCTAAGGACTGGAGAAGAATTGTTGATGAGAGGATCAAGAGCAAGACTCGGAGATTTGCTATG GGTCAGTCTCAAGTGGAACTGGCTTCTGGCCCAAATGAGTTCAATTCTGTTGCTGGgcacttcttttttccattgaTTCAGCACTTTGACAG GCCTTTGACAACATTTGATCTCTTGGGGGAAGATCACTTTGTCCTTGGAAGACTGGTCCACACTTTAGCAATCCTGATGTACTTGGCTGTCAACACTGTG GCAGTTACTGCAATGGGAAAGGCACTGCTGGAGTTTGTTTGGGCTCTGCGTTTCCACACTGACTC GTATGTGCGCCAGGGTCTTTTGTCCTGTATTTCCTCCATGCTCCTCAGTGTCCCTACAGAGCATCTTCTGGAAGACATGACAGAAGAGCTTTTGGAGACTCAGTCCTGGCTGGGAG ATGTGGTGGAGAAAGATCCAGATGGGGACTGCAGGAGGCTGGCCTTGCAGAACTTGCTACTAATGGAGAACCTGAAAAAGAAACTCCAAACTGTCCCTTCCTAG
- the TELO2 gene encoding telomere length regulation protein TEL2 homolog isoform X2 translates to MAAAAALERTLREAVAALGRDGAGAAAALGAVPAALAAAGGPAALGEQERALFGAFLRSLARAPRAARPEGVWQSCFLEGPPGLALCVLLEALASPGPSFHLREVVEVLEQFLQEGRISALMWEVCQQQAQAGSPQLQEALLNKIVCLPDHVSNKLQGKNPPVFFPQNYFPLLGGAIIQVLQKISDSLRGGLDCSISFVSHVLGKVCVHGRQKEILSVLVPRLTDLTKSDCIWQRICWRLIECVPDRWMEGVVLGFVQRAPGADILSRLLGNLVVKNKKAQFVVTQKVLLLQYCHPTAVLQNLLGYLSLDSLRRALLIKVLQELLETWGSSSAVKHSPPEQQQYISKAILICLSHLKEPEIKSCRQEILTSMMEGVKCHLDSNLPQIRRLGMIVAESISSKINTDGPVLKFQYEEDDEARELKSLLVQTPPFCVVPSLPDDENEKGDAALPLLLESTKKSHTAAPAMPDEELDAELDSDDDLIPYNMSEDKELKTKAPVYIRDCIEVLTGSEDVDKWEATVKALESLVRKNPAATREVSVELAKILLHLEEKTCIEGFAELRQRTQVAVLTTDPIPVAKYLTSQFYSLNYSLRQRMDILDVLVLAAQELSYPKSHGKTKHSGAQKPCIQLLPGSDSSKDWRRIVDERIKSKTRRFAMGQSQVELASGPNEFNSVAGHFFFPLIQHFDRPLTTFDLLGEDHFVLGRLVHTLAILMYLAVNTVAVTAMGKALLEFVWALRFHTDSYVRQGLLSCISSMLLSVPTEHLLEDMTEELLETQSWLGDVVEKDPDGDCRRLALQNLLLMENLKKKLQTVPS, encoded by the exons atggcggcggcggcggcgctggagCGAACCCTGCGGGAGGCAGTGGCGGCGctggggcgggacggggcgggagccgccgcggcgCTGGGCGCGGTGCCGGCGGctctggcggcggcggggggcccggccgccctcGGGGAGCAGGAGCGGGCTCTCTTCGGCGCCTTCCTGCGGAGCCTGGCCCGGGCGccccgcgcggcgcggcccgaGGGCGTGTGGCAGAGCTGCTTCCTGGAGGGCCCGCCCGGGCTCGCCCTCTGCGTCCTGCTGGAAGCCCTCGCCTCCCCGGG TCCTAGCTTTCATCTGAGGGAGGTCGTTGAGGTACTGGAACAGTTCCTGCAGGAGGGACGGATTTCGGCTCTGATGTGGGAGGTCTGTCAGCAGCAAGCGCAGGCTGGCTCACCTCAGCTGCAAGAGGCCCTGCTCAACAAGATTGTATGTTTGCCTGATCATGTCAGCAACAAACTCCAGGGGAAAAACCCACCAGTATTCTTCCCACAGAACTACTTTCCTCTCTTGGGTGGTGCAATTATCCAGGTGCTGCAGAAGATCTCAGATTCTCTAAGAG GTGGTTTGGATTGCTCAATCTCTTTTGTTTCTCATGTCCTGGGGAAGGTATGCGTTCATGGGAGACAAA AGGAAATTCTGAGCGTTTTGGTACCTCGCCTAACGGATCTCACCAAGTCAGACTGCATCTGGCAAAGAATATGCTGGCGATTGATTGAATGTGTGCCAGACCGCTGGATGGAAGGAGTGGTCCTTGGTTTTGTGCAGAGAGCACCTGG GGCAGATATCTTGTCTAGGTTGCTGGGGAACCTGGTTGTGAAAAACAAGAAAGCTCAGTTTGTGGTGACACAGAAGGTGCTGCTCTTGCAGTATTGCCACCCG ACTGCAGTGCTGCAGAACCTCCTTGGCTACCTGTCCCTGGATAGCCTTCGGCGTGCCTTATTGATCAAA GTGCTGCAAGAACTCTTGGAGacctggggcagcagcagtgctgtgaaacACTCTccacctgagcagcagcagtaTATTAGCAAGGCCATCCTTATCTGCCTGTCCCACCTGAAGGAGCCTGAAATCAAGAGCTGCAGACAAG AGATTCTCACAAGCATGATGGAGGGCGTGAAATGCCACTTGGACAGCAATCTGCCACAAATACGGCGTCTGGGAATGATTGTGGCAGAGAGCATTAGttcaaaaataaacactgatgGGCCTGTCCTGAAGTTTCAG TACGAAGAAGATGATGAAGCAAGAGAATTGAAGTCCCTTCTGGTGCAGACTCCACCATTCTGTGTTGTCCCCAGCCTTCCAGATGATGA GAATGAGAAAGGAGATGCTGCACTGCCATTGCTATTGGAAAGTACCAAGAAATCACATACAGCAGCCCCTGCGATGCCAGATGAGGAGTTGGATGCTGAGCTTGACAG TGATGATGACCTCATCCCTTACAACATGTCAGAGGATAAAGAACTAAAGACTAAGGCTCCTGTGTATATCCGAGACTGTATTGAAG TCCTGACAGGATCTGAAGATGTGGACAAATGGGAAGCTACAGTCAAGGCTCTTGAGAGCTTGGTTCGAAAGAATCCAGCAGCAACAAGAGAG GTTAGCGTGGAACTGGCAAAAATATTATTGCATCTGGAGGAGAAGACCTGTATCGAAGGCTTTGCGGAGCTCCGTCAGAGAACTCAAGTAGCTGTTTTAACCACAGATCCAATACCT GTAGCAAAGTACTTGACCTCCCAGTTCTACTCTCTGAACTACAGTCTTCGTCAGCGCATGGACATTCTCGAT GTATTGGTTTTGGCAGCTCAGGAACTGTCCTATCCCAAATCCCATGGCAAGACCAAGCATTCTGGTGCCCAAAAACCTTGTATCCAGCTCCTTCCTGGAAGTGACAGCTCTAAGGACTGGAGAAGAATTGTTGATGAGAGGATCAAGAGCAAGACTCGGAGATTTGCTATG GGTCAGTCTCAAGTGGAACTGGCTTCTGGCCCAAATGAGTTCAATTCTGTTGCTGGgcacttcttttttccattgaTTCAGCACTTTGACAG GCCTTTGACAACATTTGATCTCTTGGGGGAAGATCACTTTGTCCTTGGAAGACTGGTCCACACTTTAGCAATCCTGATGTACTTGGCTGTCAACACTGTG GCAGTTACTGCAATGGGAAAGGCACTGCTGGAGTTTGTTTGGGCTCTGCGTTTCCACACTGACTC GTATGTGCGCCAGGGTCTTTTGTCCTGTATTTCCTCCATGCTCCTCAGTGTCCCTACAGAGCATCTTCTGGAAGACATGACAGAAGAGCTTTTGGAGACTCAGTCCTGGCTGGGAG ATGTGGTGGAGAAAGATCCAGATGGGGACTGCAGGAGGCTGGCCTTGCAGAACTTGCTACTAATGGAGAACCTGAAAAAGAAACTCCAAACTGTCCCTTCCTAG